One Dreissena polymorpha isolate Duluth1 chromosome 9, UMN_Dpol_1.0, whole genome shotgun sequence genomic window carries:
- the LOC127846497 gene encoding uncharacterized protein LOC127846497, protein MLSYYNKACNVQVAQAEAGVGVARAEAGVGVARRAEVRGGYSYGGGGAAGISDSSSSGGVVTEAAWSYIGAVTGSMVIMFVMACTIRILIQQMRANRELLRQRQSGDPHQNYPCAIEDNPNGVYWIRSTKF, encoded by the exons ATGTTATCATATTACAACAAG GCGTGCAATGTGCAGGTGGCTCAAGCGGAGGCGGGGGTCGGGGTGGCTCGAGCGGAGGCGGGAGTCGGGGTGGCTCGTCGAGCGGAAGTACGTGGCGGCTACTCGTACGGGGGAGGCGGAGCGGCAGGAATCAG CGATTCTTCAAGTAGCGGAGGAGTTGTTACCGAAGCTGCGTGGAGTTACATAGGTGCGGTCACGGGAAGCATGGTAATCATGTTTGTCATGGCGTGCACGATACGGATTTTAATTCAGCAAATGAGGGCGAATCGGGAACTTCTGAGGCAGAGGCAATCAGGAGACCCTCACCAGAATTACCCTTGTGCGATCGAGGACAATCCGAATGGTGTTTACTGGATTCGATCGactaaattttaa